The window GTGCAGGAGTGGTGGCGGGCGACCACCACGCGCGTGTACGAGCAGATTCCCGACTTCGGCGGCTACCTCGTCAAGGCCGACTCTGAGGGCCAGCCCGGCCCCTTCGCGTACGGTCGCGACCACGCCGATGGCGCGAATATGCTCGCGCGCGCGCTCGCATCGCACGACGGGCTGGTGCACTGGCGCGCCTTCGTCTACAACCATCGGCAGGACTGGCGCGACCGCACCACCGACCGCGCCCGTGCCGCCTTCGACCACTTCACCCCCCTCGACGGTCGCTTCGACGACAACGTGATCGTGCAGATCAAATACGGTCCGATGGATTTTCAGGCACGCGAACCGGTCTCGCCGGTGCTGTTCGGGATGCCGCACACGCGGCTGGGGCTCGAACTGCAGATCACGCAGGAGTACACCGGGCAGCAGCGTCATGCGGTGTATCTGGGCCCGCAATGGGCCGAGATCCTTTCCTTCCGCCCGCACGGCCAGACCGGCTCCGCCCTGGCCGAAGGACTGGGCGGCGGCATGGCGGCGGTCGCGAACGTGGGCGACGACCCGTTCTGGACGGGGCATCCCCTCGCCCAGGCGAATCTGTACGCTTACGGCCGGCTCGCCTGGAATCCGCGGCTGGATCCGGCGGCGATCCTCGACGAGTGGGTGCCGCTGACCTTCGGCGACGATCCGATCGTGCGCAGCGGCATCCACGCCATCCTCGACGGGTCGTGGGCTGCCTATGAGGCCTACACCGCGCCCCTGGGCGTGGGATTCATGGTCACCCCCGGCACGCACGACGGCCCCAGTGTCGACGGCTATGAGTACTCGCCGTGGGGTACCTACCACTTCGCCGACCGCGACGGTGTGGGCGTGGACCGCACCGCGGCGACCGGCACCGGCTTCGCCGCACAATATCCCGAGCCGTGGCGCAGCACGTACGAGACTCTCGAGACGGTCCCCGACGAGCTGTTGCTGTTCTTTCACCACGTGCCGTACACGCACCGTCTGCACAGCGGAAAGACCGTCATCCAGCACATCTACGACAGCCACTTCGATGGGGTCGAGCGGGTGCGCCAGGCGATGCAGACGTGGGAGGGTCTGGCGGGGCGGATCGATCCCGCCGTGTTCGAGCGCGGTCGCGAGCGCTTCGCCGCACAGTTGCAGTCGGCCATCGAGTGGCGTGACCAGATCACGACGTACTTCGCACGCATGTCGGGCGTGCCCGACGATCAGGGGCGCACCTACCGCTGAGGGTCAGGACGTCGCGATGAACCGCGCCTCGACATCGGCGATGATCGGCCGCGCGCCGGCGCGCACCAGACCGGCAAGCACCGATGCGGCCGCCAGCAGCGCCCACGCGGTCATCGTCGCGACCACTGCGGCAGCGATGACCAGAAGGCAGATAGTGCCGATGGTCGCCAGGGGCTTGGCGATGAGGTAATACGCCGCCAGCCGCGCCGTGTCACGGGTGCGAAAACGGAACAGCGACGCTATCAGCACCGCGTTCACGCACCACAGCACGACAGCGACGGCCAGCACCAGAGCGGCCACGACAAAGAAGGTGCCGGCGATGGCGCCGAAGGCGACATTGAAGACGAGCACCGCCAAGGCCACCAGCGCCGGAGAGGTCACCAGCAGCACGTCGCGCACATTGGCTCGCCAGCACTGCCAGTAGCGGCGCCACGGAGTCAGCTCGGCGGTCGGGCGCGATGCAGAGACGGCCGCCGAAAATGCAGGGAGCACCGGAATCAGGCACAGCACGTACAGGGGCACGTTGCCGGCGGTCGGCTCGAGCAGCACGATCCCGGCGATGCCGGGGAGCCCGGCGAGCACGAAGGCGACTTCGACCACCAGATAGCGATAGACGCCTCCGGTCACGCGGGTGAACGCGTTCGATTCGGTCAGGATGCTTCTGCTCTGGCTCATCGTCTTCTCCGGGATGTCCGGGTCCGGTCGCGCCGGGGGGAGGCACGACCGGACCCGAGTATCTCAGTCCTGGCTGTCGCCGGCCAGGGCCTTCGCCTGACGCTGCTGCGCCGTGTTGATCATGTCGATGTACTCGTCCATGTGCGCATTCTTCAGCTCCTGCACATAGGCGTCCCACTCCGAGAGCGGACGGTCACCGGTGATGAACGCGGCCGTGTTCTGGCGTACGACATCCAGCAGTGCCGAGGCCCACAGGCTCGCCTGCTCGTTCTCCACCTCGGTGAGCGGCGCCGATGGCGCGGTCGCCAGCTGGGTCTTTGTGAGCATCGATGAGACGAAGTCCTTGGTCTCAGGCAGCATCATCGACGTGCGCAGCTCTTCGGTGCTGCCCTCGGCCGACATGAATGCACCGTTGGCGAAGCCGCCGTCGACGTTGAGCATCTTCGTGGCACCGGGGTTGAGCATGTCCTTCGCGCGGTCCCAGTCGGCGGTGAGCTTGCGCGTGCCGTTCTCGACCGTGTAAGTGGTGCCCTTCACGCCCCACTTGGCGAACTCGAGGCCCTCGTCGGAGTAGTACAGCCAGTCCACGAACTGCAGCAGCGCCTTGAAGTGGTCGCTGTCGGCGGCCTTCGACGAGATCATGATGCCCGGAATACCGTCGACGCGCCCGCCTGCGGCGAGGTTGTCACCGGCCGGACCGGCCGGCACGCGCAGCAGCGCCACCTCGGCGTCTTTGTTGCCGACCTCAGAGAACGACTGCCGCGCCTGGGTCAGGAACTGGTCGTTGCCCGAGATCACGAGCGAGTCGCCGTTGAAGAAGCTCGCCTTCGCGTCGTCGTCCGACTGGGTCACGCTCGACTTCGTCATGAGCCCATCGGCCACCAGGCCGTGGTAATAGGTGATGAGCTGCTTGTACTCGTCGGTGGCCGCCGCGTAAACGTACTTCGAGCCGTCCCACCAGCCGCCACCGGTCGACGAGGCCGACAGGCCCCAGCCGGCGGCCGTGCCGAAGTTGGGCGCCGCGAAGTTCAGCGCACCGCCGAGCGGGTCGGGGCTGTTGAACTCGTCGGAGATGATCTCCTTGTCGGGGTAGGCCTCGTGCACCTTCTGCAGTTCGTCCTGGAAGTCGTCGAAGGTCGCCGGCGACAGGCTCAGCCCCAGCTTGTCCCAGATGTCCTTGCGCACGACGTAGCTGTACTGCGGGACGGCGATCTCGGAAAGCCCCGGCAGCACGTAGAACTTGCCGTCGGCCTGACGCAGGTTGTCGAGGTCTTTCTCCAGTCCCCACTTCTTCACCTTGTCGGTGAAGTTGGGCATGTACTGCGTGAAATCGCTCACCGGCAGAATCGCGCCACCCGAGACGAACGGGGTCTCCTGGCCCGGGTAGACCACCGTGATGATCTCGGGGGCGTCGCCGCTGGCGATCATCGCCGAGCGGGCGTCTTCGTAGCCGACGCGCGGTGAGCTGTCGATGTCGAAGGTGACCTTCTGGTTCTTCTCGATCTCGGTGAAGAACGGCCAGTCCTTCTGCAGCGGGTAGGCCTCGTGGTCGCGGTAGAGCATCGAGAACTCGACCGGCTCGGTGGCGGTGAAGGTGGTGCCGACGGCGAAGTCCGACATCGCCCCCTTGTCCTTGCCGGTGAAATCGAAGCTGGCGCCGGCGTCGTCGGTGTCACCGGACGAGGTGCAACCGCTGAGCACGAGGCCTGCGG is drawn from Microbacterium protaetiae and contains these coding sequences:
- a CDS encoding alpha-glucuronidase; this translates as MTPHPLWLPAAATAHLRGRSIRVEGEHPLLQTVRAEATAAGMHPAEDGDVVIRPGAASTPDSFVLAVGDGNVTAEYADAAGALYAWFEIVRQGAAVFAGAGRRTCAPAHALRMIDHWDNVAVHPVMGQVERGYAGVSLFFDDGLLREDLSRVDRYARALASIGINRIAVNNVNVHEREVHLLTDDLPGIARIAAVFRRWGIRLHLSVSFATPLMLGDLDTADPLDDRVQEWWRATTTRVYEQIPDFGGYLVKADSEGQPGPFAYGRDHADGANMLARALASHDGLVHWRAFVYNHRQDWRDRTTDRARAAFDHFTPLDGRFDDNVIVQIKYGPMDFQAREPVSPVLFGMPHTRLGLELQITQEYTGQQRHAVYLGPQWAEILSFRPHGQTGSALAEGLGGGMAAVANVGDDPFWTGHPLAQANLYAYGRLAWNPRLDPAAILDEWVPLTFGDDPIVRSGIHAILDGSWAAYEAYTAPLGVGFMVTPGTHDGPSVDGYEYSPWGTYHFADRDGVGVDRTAATGTGFAAQYPEPWRSTYETLETVPDELLLFFHHVPYTHRLHSGKTVIQHIYDSHFDGVERVRQAMQTWEGLAGRIDPAVFERGRERFAAQLQSAIEWRDQITTYFARMSGVPDDQGRTYR
- a CDS encoding DUF624 domain-containing protein; the encoded protein is MSQSRSILTESNAFTRVTGGVYRYLVVEVAFVLAGLPGIAGIVLLEPTAGNVPLYVLCLIPVLPAFSAAVSASRPTAELTPWRRYWQCWRANVRDVLLVTSPALVALAVLVFNVAFGAIAGTFFVVAALVLAVAVVLWCVNAVLIASLFRFRTRDTARLAAYYLIAKPLATIGTICLLVIAAAVVATMTAWALLAAASVLAGLVRAGARPIIADVEARFIATS
- a CDS encoding extracellular solute-binding protein encodes the protein MTQLSASPAKRVITVLATLAAAGLVLSGCTSSGDTDDAGASFDFTGKDKGAMSDFAVGTTFTATEPVEFSMLYRDHEAYPLQKDWPFFTEIEKNQKVTFDIDSSPRVGYEDARSAMIASGDAPEIITVVYPGQETPFVSGGAILPVSDFTQYMPNFTDKVKKWGLEKDLDNLRQADGKFYVLPGLSEIAVPQYSYVVRKDIWDKLGLSLSPATFDDFQDELQKVHEAYPDKEIISDEFNSPDPLGGALNFAAPNFGTAAGWGLSASSTGGGWWDGSKYVYAAATDEYKQLITYYHGLVADGLMTKSSVTQSDDDAKASFFNGDSLVISGNDQFLTQARQSFSEVGNKDAEVALLRVPAGPAGDNLAAGGRVDGIPGIMISSKAADSDHFKALLQFVDWLYYSDEGLEFAKWGVKGTTYTVENGTRKLTADWDRAKDMLNPGATKMLNVDGGFANGAFMSAEGSTEELRTSMMLPETKDFVSSMLTKTQLATAPSAPLTEVENEQASLWASALLDVVRQNTAAFITGDRPLSEWDAYVQELKNAHMDEYIDMINTAQQRQAKALAGDSQD